A region from the Lycium barbarum isolate Lr01 chromosome 8, ASM1917538v2, whole genome shotgun sequence genome encodes:
- the LOC132606539 gene encoding uncharacterized protein LOC132606539 — protein sequence MTQRLGIYAITPEIPDWACKVQVVDICKPGDGSHRKIKYLNMIFQDEQEDQIKPIVYGDEISSYQDIFKLFHTYLITGARIQVPNLRYERPLHTFEWIIDKKTIVDPIEKDNPDEDELPPPTKLNLTSFEDINNQASQSTKEQLKDVEFNILAIVVRWFPPRFVAKVQKRLQEVILIDTDKQAFTFTLWEETIIEDEGWKLLDKFQKRPIIFARRIGVSKYNGTSLTTKFNTTIQIVPPYSQCLQLHTWVSENREMLASFSLRSTSESGSLIRVSVHEQIIPSANVQSQQDGHSFSIEAKVSLPKKLKSCYVLLCPNCKQEVRILIKRKFLCMTCKQQNMLIPRCRFDVNLQDASGSIIGIIMDKEVEKLLSLTTNEIYALASNEDELLPMQNIQSKLNQNFYIIQVKKSFSRSSQGTSGKLYILSCTEKEKMVHSVLESPKTDIEEGNKRKKKHLVSFDEETEVPTERRHSLKLKQKLEPTTPVKKK from the exons ATGACACAACGACTTGGTATATATGCAATCACTCCTGAAATACCAGACTGGGCCTGTAAAGTGCAAGTTGTGGATATATGCAAACCAGGAGACGGTTCTCACCGAAAGATAAAATATTTGAACATGATCTTTCAAGATGAACAG GAAGACCAAATAAAACCTATTGTTTACGGTGATGAAATCTCCTCTTATCAAGATATATTCAAGTTGTTCCACACCTATTTGATAACGGGTGCGCGCATACAAGTACCAAATTTGAGATATGAAAGACCCTTGCATACATTTGAGTGGATTATTGACAAAAAAACCATAGTTGATCCAATTGAAAAAGATAATCCAGATGAGGATGAATTGCCACCGCCCACAAAGCTGAATCTTACATCATTTGAAGACATCAACAATCAGGCCTCCCAGTCTACCAAAGAGCAGCTTAAGGACGTAGAATTTA ATATACTCGCAATTGTTGTCCGCTGGTTCCCGCCAAGGTTTGTTGCAAAAGTCCAAAAAAGATTGCAAGAAGTCATTCTCATCGATACTGA CAAACAAGCTTTCACCTTCACACTATGGGAAGAAACTATTATTGAGGACGAAGGCTGGAAACTCCTTGACAAATTCCAAAAACGTCCTATTATCTTTGCCAGGCGTATTGGGGTATCCAAGTACAATG GTACATCGTTGACAACAAAATTTAACACCACAATACAAATTGTTCCCCCTTATTCCCAATGCCTACAATTGCACACATG GGTCTCAGAAAACAGAGAAATGCTTGCTTCTTTCAGTCTGAGGAGCACATCTGAATCTGGATCTCTTATCAGAGTTTCAGTACATGAACAAATAATCCCAAGTGCAAATGTTCAATCACAACAGGAC GGGCATTCCTTCTCCATTGAGGCAAAAGTATCACTTCCAAAGAAACTCAAAAGTTGCTATGTTTTACTATGTCCCAATTGCAAACAAGAAGTCAGAATTTTAATAAAAAGAAAGTTTCTGTGTATGACTTGTAAGCAACAAAATATGTTAATTCCCAG GTGCAGATTTGATGTAAATCTCCAAGATGCTTCCGGATCAATAATTGGGATAATTATGGACAAAGAAGTAGAAAAATTATTATCCCTTACCACAAATGAGATTTACGCCCTTGCTTCAAATGAG GATGAGTTGCTACCAATGCAGAATATTCAAAGCAAGCTAAATCAGAACTTTTACATAATTCAAGTGAAAAAATCATTCTCCCGCAGTTCTCAAGGAACATCTGGAAAATTGTACATTTTGTCTTGCactgaaaaagaaaaaatggTGCATTCTGTCCTTGAATCACCAAAAACTGACATTGAAGAAGGcaacaaaaggaaaaagaaacatTTAGTTTCCTTTGATGAAGAAACAGAAGTACCAACTGAGCGACGTCACTCGCTCAAGCTGAAACAAAAACTGGAGCCAACAACTCcagtaaaaaagaaataa